A window from Candidatus Binatia bacterium encodes these proteins:
- a CDS encoding carboxyl transferase domain-containing protein produces MPTPSQPPDDDAIPPAWRPILADLAHRRAAGEAMGGEERVARQRASGRLDVRQRIATLCDPGSFVELGVLVGDAVRIPADGFVAGVGRIDGREVAVGGEDFTVLGGSIGIRAHAKRHRLCELALQERMPLVLLLDGAGERAQNALERYPRAPNDLQVLARLSGLVPSVVAILGPSAGHSALAAPLADFVVMTEAACAFVAGPPLVQSATGEVTTKEELGGSAVHAASGLAHAVAPDDAAALGLVRRYLGYFPSSAWQAPPRLDPSQARFADLGERRLDAILDVVPADQRRAYDMTAVLELLVDGGELLELQPGYGRSILTVLARLGGEPAAIVASQPSVKAGSIDADAADKAARFIEIADAFHLPVVFLADTPGVLVGKAAEREGTLRRAMRMFAAQARMRGVKIHVTLRKVYGVASCLMAMNPFDGQTATLAFPSGRIAAMPAAGAGDAARADEETRERLDASELGGVYGPADSMSYDDVIDPRELRNRLLHALRVARGRASEPPTPVARTGIRP; encoded by the coding sequence GTGCCGACGCCCTCGCAGCCCCCGGACGACGACGCGATCCCGCCCGCGTGGCGGCCGATCCTCGCCGACCTCGCGCACCGCCGTGCTGCCGGCGAGGCGATGGGCGGGGAGGAGCGCGTCGCGCGCCAGCGCGCGAGCGGCCGGCTCGACGTCCGCCAGCGCATCGCGACGCTCTGCGATCCGGGCAGCTTCGTCGAGCTCGGCGTGCTGGTCGGCGACGCCGTCCGGATCCCGGCCGACGGCTTCGTCGCCGGCGTCGGGCGAATCGACGGCCGCGAGGTCGCGGTCGGCGGCGAGGACTTCACGGTGCTCGGCGGCTCGATCGGCATCCGCGCGCACGCCAAGCGCCACCGGCTCTGCGAGCTCGCGCTGCAGGAGCGCATGCCGCTCGTGCTGCTGCTCGACGGCGCCGGCGAGCGCGCGCAGAACGCCCTCGAGCGCTACCCGCGCGCGCCGAACGACCTGCAGGTGCTGGCGCGGCTCTCGGGGCTCGTGCCGAGCGTGGTCGCGATCCTGGGACCGTCGGCCGGGCACTCGGCGCTGGCGGCCCCGCTCGCCGACTTCGTCGTCATGACCGAAGCTGCCTGCGCCTTCGTCGCGGGGCCGCCGCTCGTGCAGAGCGCGACCGGCGAGGTGACGACCAAGGAGGAGCTCGGCGGCAGCGCGGTGCACGCGGCGAGCGGGCTCGCGCACGCGGTCGCGCCCGACGACGCGGCGGCGCTCGGGCTCGTGCGCCGCTACCTCGGCTACTTCCCGTCGAGCGCGTGGCAAGCGCCGCCGCGTCTCGACCCGTCGCAGGCCCGCTTCGCCGACCTCGGCGAGCGCCGCCTCGACGCGATCCTCGACGTCGTCCCGGCGGATCAGCGCAGGGCCTACGACATGACCGCGGTGCTCGAGCTGCTGGTCGACGGCGGCGAGCTGCTCGAGCTGCAGCCGGGCTACGGACGCTCGATCTTGACCGTGCTCGCGCGCCTCGGCGGCGAGCCGGCCGCGATCGTCGCGAGCCAGCCGAGCGTCAAGGCGGGCTCGATCGACGCCGACGCCGCCGACAAGGCGGCGCGCTTCATCGAGATCGCGGACGCGTTCCATCTGCCGGTCGTCTTCCTCGCCGACACGCCCGGCGTGCTGGTCGGCAAGGCCGCCGAGCGCGAGGGGACGCTGCGGCGCGCGATGCGCATGTTCGCGGCGCAGGCGCGCATGCGCGGCGTCAAGATCCACGTCACGCTGCGCAAGGTGTACGGCGTCGCGTCGTGCCTGATGGCGATGAACCCGTTCGACGGCCAGACGGCGACGCTCGCTTTCCCGTCCGGGCGCATCGCCGCGATGCCGGCCGCCGGCGCCGGCGACGCCGCGCGGGCCGACGAGGAGACGCGCGAGCGTCTCGACGCGAGCGAGCTCGGCGGCGTCTACGGCCCCGCCGACTCGATGAGCTACGACGACGTCATCGACCCGCGCGAGCTGCGCAACCGGCTGCTGCACGCGCTGCGCGTGGCGCGCGGGCGCGCGAGCGAGCCGCCGACGCCGGTCGCGCGGACCGGCATCCGGCCGTGA
- a CDS encoding SGNH/GDSL hydrolase family protein: MSRARSILPGLAAAAFSILVSVLLLEVVLHVVGYPRTKTSHQRFYVEHDPQRGWRNVPNADGWFSTDEYDVHLQYNSRGFRGPERSYEKPPGTYRVVILGDSFIEGYSVNLEDRVSERLEKLLSEQDPSRRYEVIALGTAGYSTDQELIWLESEGVKYQPDVVVVMFYMNDVWFNGQSKYWRGEKPAYVLENGELKLTNVPVPDARPKKKKRETGRGLKHWIRANSKIYALFSLALENSPGLRRAATALGLVSPRDEDDDDNGGPRVADELSVFQKEEPPATMNGWRMTGAILERMNEVANEAGAKLIVFHIPFKGVVYEQDWAPILARLGLPQDQLDPSRVKQRFDEICANYRLDCIEPTEEYRRVAAELGDGGRLYYVQDNHWNAGGHELAAEILARRIRELQGR; encoded by the coding sequence ATGAGCCGAGCCCGCTCCATCCTGCCAGGCCTCGCAGCCGCCGCGTTCTCGATCCTCGTCTCCGTGCTGCTGCTCGAGGTCGTGCTGCACGTCGTCGGGTACCCGCGCACCAAGACCAGCCATCAGCGCTTCTACGTCGAGCACGACCCGCAGCGCGGCTGGCGCAACGTGCCGAACGCCGACGGCTGGTTCTCGACCGACGAGTACGACGTCCACCTGCAGTACAACTCGCGCGGCTTCCGCGGCCCGGAGCGCTCGTACGAGAAGCCGCCGGGCACGTACCGCGTCGTGATCCTCGGCGACTCCTTCATCGAGGGATACTCGGTGAACCTCGAGGACCGCGTCTCCGAGCGCCTCGAGAAGCTGCTCTCCGAGCAGGATCCGTCGCGGCGCTACGAGGTCATCGCGCTCGGCACCGCCGGCTACAGCACCGACCAGGAGCTGATCTGGCTCGAGTCGGAGGGCGTCAAGTACCAGCCGGACGTCGTCGTGGTGATGTTCTACATGAACGACGTCTGGTTCAACGGCCAGTCGAAGTACTGGCGCGGCGAGAAGCCTGCGTACGTGCTCGAGAACGGCGAGCTCAAGCTGACCAACGTGCCCGTCCCCGACGCGCGCCCGAAGAAGAAAAAGCGCGAGACCGGACGCGGCCTCAAGCACTGGATTCGCGCCAACTCGAAGATCTACGCCCTCTTCTCGCTCGCGCTCGAGAACTCGCCCGGGCTGCGCCGCGCCGCGACCGCGCTCGGCCTCGTCTCGCCGCGCGACGAGGACGACGACGACAACGGCGGCCCGCGCGTCGCCGACGAGCTCAGCGTCTTCCAGAAAGAAGAGCCGCCCGCGACGATGAACGGTTGGCGCATGACCGGCGCGATCCTCGAGCGCATGAACGAGGTCGCGAACGAGGCCGGCGCGAAGCTGATCGTCTTCCACATCCCGTTCAAGGGCGTGGTCTACGAGCAGGACTGGGCGCCGATCCTCGCCCGCCTGGGTCTGCCGCAGGACCAGCTCGACCCGTCCCGCGTCAAGCAACGCTTCGACGAGATCTGCGCGAACTACCGCCTCGACTGCATCGAGCCGACCGAAGAGTACCGCCGCGTCGCGGCCGAGCTCGGCGACGGGGGCCGCCTGTACTACGTGCAGGACAACCACTGGAACGCCGGCGGGCACGAGCTCGCGGCCGAGATCCTGGCCCGGCGCATCCGCGAGCTGCAAGGCCGCTAG
- a CDS encoding carbamoyltransferase: protein MYILGLSFYYHDSAAALVHDGVVVAAGEEERFSRVKHDSRFPSLAVDFVLKKAGITIHDVDYVVFYEKPFLKFERLLSTAFATFPRSHRVFTESMRRWVTDKLWIKPLIREKLGVDPKKILFCEHHMSHAAASFFCSPFDEAAIITVDGAGEWSTGTVGVGRGTKIELEQEARFPHSLGLLYSAFTAYCGFEVNEGEYKLMGMAPYGQPRYVDRVKKMIKIGSDGSYWLDLDYFAFHYSPDNTLSPKFSEVMGRPPRDPSLGDKSLDPFYCDVASSIQHVTEEIMIALARNARRKTGLKNLCLSGGVALNSVANAKVLRDAGFEQIYVPPAPGDDGGAIGAALWAYHHLLGKPRVAALGHAYLGSEYSESEIGDFLKEYDLNYTHIDDDERFFERVVDDLTSGKVCGWYRGRFEWGPRALGARSIIADPRRAEMKDIVNAKIKFREAFRPFAPSVLGERCEEYFELPNAMSHYPARFMLYVVPVCEDKRDVIPAITHVDGSGRLQTVMKETNPAYHRMIELFGEATGVPVILNTSFNLKGEPIVETPLNAFNTFTRSEMDVLYLGNFVVERAAKRKIVEDSRFVLRHEGDSVVAMVS, encoded by the coding sequence ATGTACATCCTCGGCCTCTCCTTCTATTACCACGACAGCGCGGCCGCTCTGGTCCACGACGGAGTCGTCGTGGCCGCCGGCGAGGAGGAACGCTTCTCGCGCGTGAAGCACGACAGCCGCTTCCCGTCGCTCGCGGTGGACTTCGTGCTGAAGAAGGCCGGCATCACCATCCACGACGTCGACTACGTCGTCTTCTACGAGAAGCCGTTCCTGAAGTTCGAGCGCCTGCTCAGCACCGCGTTCGCGACCTTCCCGCGCTCGCACCGCGTGTTCACCGAGTCGATGCGACGCTGGGTGACGGACAAGCTTTGGATCAAGCCGCTGATCCGCGAGAAGCTCGGCGTCGACCCGAAGAAGATCCTGTTCTGCGAGCACCACATGTCGCACGCGGCGGCGTCGTTCTTCTGCTCGCCGTTCGACGAGGCGGCGATCATCACGGTCGACGGCGCGGGCGAGTGGTCGACGGGCACGGTCGGCGTCGGACGCGGCACGAAGATCGAGCTCGAGCAGGAGGCGCGCTTCCCGCACTCGCTCGGCCTCCTGTACTCGGCGTTCACCGCGTACTGCGGCTTCGAGGTCAACGAGGGCGAGTACAAGCTCATGGGCATGGCGCCCTACGGGCAGCCGCGCTACGTCGACCGCGTCAAGAAGATGATCAAGATCGGGTCGGACGGCTCGTACTGGCTCGACCTCGACTACTTCGCGTTCCACTACTCGCCGGACAACACGCTGTCGCCGAAGTTCTCGGAGGTGATGGGGCGGCCGCCGCGCGATCCGTCGCTCGGCGACAAGTCGCTCGACCCGTTCTACTGCGACGTCGCGTCGTCGATTCAGCACGTCACCGAGGAGATCATGATCGCGCTCGCGCGCAACGCGCGGCGCAAGACGGGTCTCAAGAACCTCTGTCTCTCGGGCGGCGTCGCGCTGAACTCGGTCGCGAACGCCAAGGTGCTGCGCGACGCGGGCTTCGAGCAGATCTACGTGCCGCCCGCGCCGGGCGACGACGGCGGCGCGATCGGCGCGGCGCTCTGGGCGTACCACCACCTGCTCGGCAAGCCGCGCGTCGCGGCGCTCGGCCACGCCTACCTCGGCTCCGAGTACTCCGAGAGCGAGATCGGCGACTTCCTCAAGGAGTACGACCTCAACTACACCCACATCGACGACGACGAGCGCTTCTTCGAGCGCGTCGTCGACGATCTCACCTCGGGCAAGGTCTGCGGCTGGTACCGCGGACGCTTCGAGTGGGGGCCGCGCGCGCTCGGTGCGCGCTCGATCATTGCCGACCCGCGGCGCGCCGAGATGAAGGACATCGTGAACGCCAAGATCAAATTCCGCGAGGCGTTCCGTCCGTTCGCGCCGAGCGTGCTCGGCGAGCGCTGCGAGGAGTACTTCGAGCTGCCGAACGCGATGTCGCACTACCCGGCGCGCTTCATGCTCTACGTGGTGCCGGTGTGCGAGGACAAGCGCGACGTGATCCCCGCGATCACCCACGTCGACGGCTCGGGCCGTCTGCAGACGGTGATGAAGGAGACCAACCCGGCCTACCACCGGATGATCGAGCTCTTCGGCGAGGCGACCGGCGTGCCGGTGATCCTCAACACGAGCTTCAACCTGAAGGGCGAGCCGATCGTCGAGACGCCGCTCAACGCCTTCAACACCTTCACGCGCTCGGAGATGGACGTGCTCTACCTCGGCAACTTCGTGGTCGAGCGCGCCGCGAAGCGCAAGATCGTCGAGGACTCGCGCTTCGTCCTGCGCCACGAGGGCGATTCGGTCGTCGCGATGGTGTCCTGA
- a CDS encoding exodeoxyribonuclease III, translated as MRIATWNVNSLKARLEKVWWWLERAEPDVLLMQETKCTDEAAPVAEFAERGYELAHHGEGRWNGVAIASKVGIADVVTNFGVELRPDGTPDVPDDEPLREARMISAVCGGVRVISVYAPNGRAVDSPFYAAKLAWFERLVRWLRETRSPDEPLVLGGDLNVAPTDEDVWDPSACHGGTHVSEREREAFARLCAFGLRDAYRMHHPQPGRFSWWDYRAGCFQKNFGMRIDHLLVSESVAPRVVWAEIDREARKGKPTPSDHAPVLIDLDTPGRELDAGWAAADARIAARRAGRPA; from the coding sequence ATGCGCATCGCGACCTGGAACGTGAACTCGCTCAAGGCGCGCCTCGAGAAGGTCTGGTGGTGGCTCGAGCGCGCCGAGCCCGACGTCCTGCTGATGCAGGAGACCAAGTGCACCGACGAGGCGGCGCCGGTCGCCGAGTTCGCCGAGCGCGGCTACGAGCTCGCGCACCACGGCGAGGGACGCTGGAACGGCGTCGCGATCGCGAGCAAGGTCGGCATCGCGGACGTGGTGACGAACTTCGGCGTCGAGCTGCGTCCCGATGGCACGCCGGACGTGCCGGACGACGAGCCGCTGCGCGAGGCGCGCATGATCTCGGCGGTGTGCGGCGGGGTGCGGGTGATCTCGGTGTACGCGCCGAACGGCCGGGCCGTCGACTCGCCGTTCTACGCGGCGAAGCTCGCGTGGTTCGAGCGCCTCGTGCGCTGGCTGCGCGAGACGCGCTCGCCCGACGAGCCGCTCGTGCTGGGCGGTGACCTCAACGTCGCGCCCACCGACGAGGACGTCTGGGATCCGAGCGCCTGCCACGGCGGCACGCACGTCTCGGAGCGCGAGCGCGAGGCCTTCGCGCGGCTCTGCGCCTTCGGGCTGCGCGACGCCTACCGCATGCACCACCCGCAGCCGGGACGCTTCAGCTGGTGGGACTACCGCGCCGGCTGCTTCCAGAAGAACTTCGGCATGCGCATCGACCACCTGCTGGTCAGCGAGAGCGTCGCGCCGCGGGTCGTGTGGGCCGAGATCGACCGCGAGGCGCGCAAGGGCAAGCCGACGCCGTCCGACCACGCGCCGGTGCTGATCGACCTCGACACGCCGGGACGCGAGCTCGACGCCGGCTGGGCCGCCGCCGACGCGCGCATCGCCGCGCGCCGCGCGGGACGCCCCGCCTAG
- a CDS encoding glycosyltransferase family 2 protein, translating into MQPSISVVIPAYNAAPFLDACLTHLARSTVAPLECLVVDDGSTDDTAAIAARHGATVLSTGGRRGPAHARNLGARHARGDVVFFIDADVCVEPSSVAKVAASFAADPTLDALIGSYDDDPHSPDFLSQYKNLMHAFVHHRGRRRASTFWSGCGAIRRDVLLAHSGFDESYKRPAIEDIELGYRLVRAGRKIELDPSLTVKHLKRWTFWGLLKSDIFDRGVPWTELILRDRNMPNDLNLHLSQRVSVALVFVLLGMTAFAAVRWGGAFLTPLFALLFLQLSRYWLEAASPSDSQRGALFVGLTMATIVALGFWYGMPALALPLFLAYVLLFLRHRYAYRRGSPERRRTTLFFAGFFLLTVALTIAHFPRDPVVFACFAVLGAIIALNNQFYLFLAAKRGRPFALAAIPFHLLYHLYNGFSFAYGALRYATMRLLSPSTLRGAAAPQPSPPSANAD; encoded by the coding sequence TTGCAACCGTCGATTTCGGTCGTCATCCCGGCGTACAACGCCGCGCCCTTCCTCGACGCCTGCCTCACGCACCTCGCGCGCTCGACCGTGGCGCCGCTCGAGTGCCTGGTGGTCGACGACGGCTCGACCGACGACACCGCCGCCATCGCCGCGCGTCACGGCGCGACCGTGCTCTCGACCGGCGGGCGCCGCGGACCGGCGCACGCGCGCAACCTCGGCGCCCGGCACGCGCGCGGCGACGTCGTCTTCTTCATCGACGCCGACGTCTGCGTCGAGCCGAGCTCGGTCGCCAAGGTCGCCGCGTCCTTCGCCGCCGACCCGACGCTGGACGCGCTGATCGGCTCCTACGACGACGACCCGCATTCTCCCGACTTCCTGTCGCAGTACAAGAATCTGATGCACGCCTTCGTGCACCACCGCGGCCGGCGGCGGGCGAGCACCTTCTGGAGCGGCTGCGGCGCCATCCGGCGCGACGTGCTGCTCGCGCACAGCGGCTTCGACGAGTCCTACAAGCGTCCCGCGATCGAGGACATCGAGCTCGGCTACCGGCTGGTGCGCGCCGGTCGCAAGATCGAGCTCGACCCGTCGCTCACCGTCAAGCATCTCAAGCGCTGGACCTTCTGGGGGCTCCTCAAGTCCGACATCTTCGACCGCGGCGTGCCGTGGACCGAGCTCATCCTGCGCGACCGCAACATGCCGAACGACCTCAACCTGCACCTGAGCCAGCGGGTCAGCGTCGCGCTGGTCTTCGTGCTCCTCGGCATGACGGCGTTCGCGGCCGTGCGCTGGGGCGGCGCGTTCCTGACGCCGCTCTTCGCCCTGCTCTTCCTGCAGCTCTCGCGCTACTGGCTCGAGGCGGCGTCGCCGAGCGACTCGCAGCGCGGCGCGCTCTTCGTCGGGCTGACGATGGCGACGATCGTCGCGCTCGGCTTCTGGTACGGCATGCCGGCGCTCGCGCTGCCGCTGTTCCTCGCCTACGTGCTGCTCTTCCTGCGGCACCGCTACGCATACCGCCGCGGCTCGCCCGAGCGTCGGCGCACGACGCTGTTCTTCGCCGGCTTCTTCCTGCTCACCGTGGCGCTGACCATCGCGCACTTCCCGCGCGACCCGGTGGTGTTCGCCTGCTTCGCGGTGCTCGGCGCGATCATCGCGCTGAACAACCAGTTCTACCTCTTCCTCGCGGCGAAGCGTGGCCGTCCGTTCGCGCTCGCGGCGATCCCGTTCCACCTGCTCTACCACCTCTACAACGGCTTCTCGTTCGCCTACGGCGCGCTGCGCTACGCGACGATGCGCCTGCTCTCGCCGTCGACGCTGCGCGGGGCCGCCGCGCCGCAGCCGTCGCCGCCGTCCGCGAACGCGGACTGA